A stretch of Endozoicomonas sp. SCSIO W0465 DNA encodes these proteins:
- a CDS encoding type II toxin-antitoxin system VapB family antitoxin: MPSNLAIDDDLIAQVQQLGGYKTKKAAVNEALAEFIRHRKQLELLDDFGTIDYHDDQASKKEARRK, translated from the coding sequence ATGCCTTCAAACCTCGCTATAGACGATGACTTGATTGCCCAGGTACAACAGCTGGGTGGCTATAAAACCAAAAAGGCGGCCGTTAATGAAGCGCTTGCCGAATTTATTCGCCATCGCAAGCAGCTGGAACTGCTGGACGATTTCGGCACCATTGATTACCACGACGATCAAGCCTCCAAAAAAGAGGCCCGTAGAAAATAA
- the galU gene encoding UTP--glucose-1-phosphate uridylyltransferase GalU, with protein sequence MLKKCLFPAAGYGTRFLPATKSMPKEMMPVVSKPLIEYGVEEALEAGLADICMVTGRGKRALEDHFDANYELEHQIAGTDKESLLTNIRQLINRCSFSYTRQREMKGLGHAILSGESLIGEQPFGVVLADDLCINPDGPGVLSQMALLYKQFRCSIVAVMEVPENEVHKYGVIAGQAISDDLIRVENMVEKPAKEDAPSNLAIIGRYILTPDIFDLIRDTQPGKGGEIQITDALMMQAQRGCVLAYKFKGKRFDCGSIEGFIEATNYCYDKLY encoded by the coding sequence ATGTTAAAAAAATGTCTTTTCCCCGCTGCCGGTTACGGCACCCGTTTTCTCCCCGCCACTAAAAGCATGCCCAAAGAGATGATGCCGGTGGTCTCCAAACCGCTGATTGAGTACGGGGTTGAGGAAGCCCTGGAAGCCGGATTAGCGGATATCTGTATGGTCACCGGTCGGGGCAAGCGAGCCCTGGAAGATCATTTCGATGCCAACTATGAGCTGGAACACCAGATTGCCGGGACCGATAAGGAATCCCTGCTGACTAATATCCGCCAGTTGATTAACCGGTGCTCTTTCTCCTACACCCGGCAACGGGAGATGAAAGGGCTTGGCCATGCTATTCTCAGTGGCGAATCGCTGATTGGCGAACAGCCCTTTGGCGTGGTACTGGCCGATGACCTGTGCATCAATCCGGATGGCCCAGGTGTGCTGTCGCAGATGGCTTTGCTCTACAAACAGTTCCGTTGCTCTATTGTGGCGGTGATGGAAGTGCCGGAAAACGAAGTGCATAAGTACGGCGTGATTGCCGGGCAGGCCATCTCTGATGACTTGATCCGGGTGGAAAATATGGTGGAGAAGCCTGCTAAAGAGGATGCGCCCAGCAATCTGGCCATTATTGGCCGCTACATTCTGACACCGGATATTTTCGACCTGATTCGGGATACTCAACCCGGAAAAGGTGGCGAGATCCAGATTACCGATGCCCTGATGATGCAAGCTCAACGTGGCTGCGTACTGGCGTATAAATTCAAAGGCAAGCGGTTTGACTGTGGCAGTATCGAAGGCTTTATCGAAGCGACCAACTATTGCTACGACAAACTGTATTAA
- a CDS encoding transposase has translation MTKQRKNYSPEFKRKAIAMVVEQKQAVTEVARSLGINDGNLRRWIREQDEKKEMSFPGKGQQALTPDQQRIKELEAENRQLKMEQEILKKATAFFAKDLL, from the coding sequence GTGACAAAGCAGCGTAAAAATTATTCTCCGGAATTCAAGCGTAAAGCCATTGCCATGGTAGTGGAGCAGAAGCAGGCTGTAACAGAGGTTGCCAGAAGTCTTGGTATCAATGATGGCAACCTGAGACGCTGGATACGGGAACAGGATGAAAAAAAGGAAATGTCTTTTCCAGGCAAAGGGCAGCAAGCTTTGACGCCTGATCAGCAGCGAATAAAAGAGCTGGAAGCTGAAAACCGCCAGTTGAAAATGGAACAGGAAATATTAAAAAAGGCGACGGCCTTCTTCGCGAAAGACCTGTTGTAA
- a CDS encoding IS1380 family transposase — protein sequence MTKHTQETLRFHPVNGKTVRADFNGGELSSDFGALLLHEMAIRSELIPRLVKAIQDKRHQSYIDHSMQDLLTQRVLQMACGYQDANDSNHLRKDPMFKLAVGRSPLNAETHLASAPTCSRLGKGLSRRDIYDLAYAFAEHFLSSYKKPPKLAVIDLDHTASLTHGAQQYSLFNTKYGNTCYLPLMIFEGLSGKLITAILRPGKTPSGRENAAIVKRLLTLIRQSWPKTHLIIRGDSHFSQPELMRVVEQDKAADYVLGKGAGHPTALRPMSDESMAEARLCLQARTAYARLNKLPIPYRVRLYGEAQYQAKSWKGLDTRVIYKAEVNQMGDNPRFVVTSIKNASARCIYDQFYCPRGQDENYIKHLKNDLSCDRTSDMSFRANALRMYYACAAYVLHYEMRTTVLKDTEMQRAQPSTVIAKLFKIAVKVVEYKDRVSSRPKTHQAIIIRLYVRFDIS from the coding sequence ATGACGAAACATACACAAGAAACCCTTCGTTTTCACCCTGTTAATGGTAAAACTGTCAGAGCTGACTTTAACGGAGGAGAGTTGTCCTCCGATTTTGGCGCGCTGTTACTGCATGAAATGGCCATCCGCAGTGAGCTAATTCCCCGGCTCGTCAAGGCAATCCAGGACAAACGACATCAATCCTATATTGACCATTCCATGCAGGATCTTCTAACGCAACGAGTGCTTCAAATGGCCTGCGGATATCAGGATGCCAATGACAGCAACCACTTGCGTAAGGACCCGATGTTCAAGCTGGCTGTCGGTCGCAGTCCTCTGAATGCCGAGACCCATCTGGCATCAGCCCCCACATGTTCACGACTCGGGAAGGGCTTGTCCCGCAGGGATATATACGACCTGGCCTACGCCTTTGCAGAGCATTTTCTCAGCAGCTATAAAAAACCGCCCAAGCTGGCAGTCATTGATCTGGACCACACAGCCAGCCTGACCCACGGCGCTCAACAGTATAGCTTGTTCAACACCAAATACGGCAATACCTGCTATTTGCCACTGATGATTTTTGAAGGCTTGAGCGGGAAGTTGATTACAGCCATTCTGCGGCCAGGGAAAACACCCTCAGGACGGGAAAATGCCGCCATTGTTAAACGTCTTTTGACGCTGATCCGGCAGTCATGGCCGAAAACACATCTCATCATCCGGGGAGACAGTCACTTTTCCCAGCCGGAGCTGATGCGCGTTGTTGAGCAGGATAAAGCTGCTGATTACGTGCTGGGTAAAGGCGCTGGGCATCCAACGGCCTTACGGCCAATGTCGGATGAAAGCATGGCGGAAGCTCGCCTCTGCCTGCAAGCACGAACAGCTTACGCTCGATTGAATAAATTACCGATACCTTACCGAGTGCGTCTGTATGGCGAGGCACAGTATCAGGCGAAGAGCTGGAAAGGGCTGGATACACGTGTCATATATAAGGCTGAAGTGAACCAGATGGGTGATAACCCTCGCTTTGTTGTAACCTCCATCAAGAATGCCTCGGCCCGGTGCATTTATGATCAGTTCTATTGTCCCAGAGGACAGGATGAAAACTACATCAAACACCTGAAAAATGATCTGTCCTGTGATCGGACATCGGATATGAGCTTTCGGGCGAATGCATTGCGTATGTACTACGCCTGTGCCGCGTATGTTCTGCATTACGAAATGAGAACCACTGTATTGAAGGATACAGAGATGCAGAGGGCTCAGCCTTCAACAGTGATCGCCAAGCTGTTCAAAATTGCCGTTAAGGTGGTGGAGTATAAAGACCGAGTTAGTTCTCGTCCAAAAACGCATCAGGCAATCATAATTAGATTGTACGTGCGTTTTGATATTTCCTGA
- a CDS encoding outer membrane lipoprotein-sorting protein, translating into MNSVIDNIKAVLINTVAITGLLISALPVMASTPLTDANEIVQQANLASFYAGNDGRAEARMKITDSQGRQQLRQFTILRRNHERGGRQDMMVFFSRPSDVSGTVFRVVRQPGSDDDRWLYLPALDLVKRISAGDQRTSFVGSDFFYEDISGRDLQADTHKLQDTTASHYVLNSRPKDPEAVEFAHYTSWIDRNTLLPMKVEYSNDLGNVYRRMEVQKVEATQGFPTVLQASISDLERGSTTVMQMRGIRYDLGLPASIFSERSLRTPPTRWLRSK; encoded by the coding sequence ATGAACAGTGTCATTGATAACATTAAGGCAGTATTGATCAACACTGTGGCGATCACAGGGCTGTTGATCAGCGCATTGCCAGTGATGGCCTCAACCCCATTAACGGATGCCAATGAGATTGTGCAACAGGCAAACCTGGCCTCTTTCTATGCCGGTAATGATGGACGGGCCGAAGCACGCATGAAAATTACGGATAGTCAGGGTAGGCAGCAGTTACGGCAGTTCACCATCCTGCGACGGAATCATGAACGTGGTGGACGACAGGACATGATGGTGTTTTTCAGTCGCCCCAGCGATGTCAGTGGCACGGTATTTCGTGTTGTGCGCCAGCCAGGCAGCGACGATGACCGCTGGCTTTACCTGCCCGCCCTGGACCTGGTGAAGCGCATTTCAGCCGGAGACCAGAGAACATCATTCGTCGGTTCCGATTTTTTCTATGAGGATATTTCCGGTCGTGATCTGCAGGCAGATACCCATAAGCTTCAGGATACCACGGCCAGCCATTATGTTCTGAACAGCAGGCCAAAAGATCCGGAAGCCGTTGAGTTCGCCCATTACACCAGCTGGATTGACCGGAATACCCTGCTGCCTATGAAAGTGGAATACAGCAATGACCTGGGTAACGTCTACCGTCGTATGGAGGTGCAGAAAGTGGAAGCCACTCAGGGCTTTCCGACCGTGTTACAGGCCTCCATCAGTGACCTGGAGCGTGGCAGCACCACAGTGATGCAGATGCGAGGCATACGCTATGACCTGGGTTTGCCCGCCAGTATTTTCAGCGAGCGCAGCCTGCGCACTCCGCCAACCCGATGGCTGCGGAGCAAATAA
- a CDS encoding PIN domain-containing protein, with the protein MVLVDTCVWSAALRRRNAESVPKEAILLQRLIRQHRAVMIGPILQEVLTGIKHEAQFTRLCDKLSAFELLPISEMDYISAATQANICRRHGVQGSHTDFLIATMAIKHQIPVLTTDKDFIHYRKHIPVVLYR; encoded by the coding sequence ATGGTATTGGTAGATACCTGCGTATGGTCTGCTGCACTGCGTCGGCGTAATGCTGAATCCGTTCCCAAAGAAGCCATCCTGTTGCAGCGATTAATCCGTCAGCACCGGGCCGTGATGATCGGGCCGATACTGCAGGAAGTGTTAACCGGCATTAAGCATGAGGCTCAATTCACACGCTTGTGTGACAAACTCAGTGCCTTTGAACTGCTGCCTATTTCTGAAATGGACTATATCAGCGCGGCGACTCAAGCCAACATCTGTCGTAGGCATGGGGTTCAGGGCTCTCATACCGACTTTCTGATTGCTACAATGGCCATCAAACACCAGATCCCTGTACTGACAACAGATAAAGACTTTATCCACTACCGCAAACACATACCTGTTGTTTTGTATAGATGA
- a CDS encoding IS66 family transposase: MIPELPATMSAEILLKENAELRMRVACLEERCRELEEKVGKNSQNSSKPPSSDGYQKPCKNSNSPDHSDDLSADKGTDPSDEKPNPKSLRQSSGNKAGGKKGHQGTCLKQVDIPDYIEYLPVKECNKCQASLLDSEPVKYIERQVFEPGRPGEFEVTAHRAEVKICTCGCRNQAEFPEGVTAAAQYGSATQAMAVYLNQYHFLPFKRVSEYFNTLYKMSVSAGTVANFVARTYENLASTEEVIRDALRESSVAGADETGMRAEGSLHWLHVMRDEQWTLYYLSEKRGREAMDTMGILLTFAGVLVHDHWKSYFAYAATHVLCNAHHLRELLGVVDRDSNQLALRLMKLLRLSWHYCKGFKTIGMLQMPSVVCERIEKIYDRLLQRALMKEVVYMEKQREELKRKKVKNTKAYNLFKRLTEFKAETLRFMSDFTIPFDNNGSERDVRMAKLKQKISGCFRSADGGSMFARIRSYLSSARKQGMDIYQSLHRAVRNYCNMPLLSAE; encoded by the coding sequence ATGATTCCAGAACTACCCGCAACTATGTCGGCTGAGATTCTCTTGAAAGAGAATGCAGAGCTGCGGATGAGAGTTGCCTGTCTGGAAGAGCGATGTCGAGAATTGGAAGAAAAGGTTGGCAAGAACAGTCAAAACAGCAGCAAGCCGCCATCGTCTGATGGTTATCAAAAACCTTGTAAAAACAGTAATTCTCCAGATCATTCTGACGACCTTTCCGCAGATAAAGGTACCGATCCATCGGATGAAAAACCCAATCCTAAAAGTCTGAGACAGTCTTCTGGTAATAAAGCCGGTGGAAAGAAAGGGCATCAGGGCACTTGTCTTAAACAGGTCGATATCCCTGACTATATTGAGTACCTTCCGGTTAAAGAATGCAATAAATGTCAGGCGTCTCTTCTTGATAGTGAGCCGGTCAAATATATTGAACGACAGGTGTTTGAACCAGGGAGACCGGGTGAATTTGAAGTAACGGCCCATAGAGCTGAAGTAAAAATCTGCACTTGTGGTTGTCGGAATCAGGCTGAATTCCCGGAAGGTGTTACCGCTGCCGCACAATATGGCTCAGCCACACAGGCTATGGCCGTCTATCTTAACCAATACCATTTCCTGCCTTTTAAGCGCGTGTCAGAGTATTTTAATACTCTCTATAAAATGAGTGTAAGTGCAGGCACTGTCGCCAATTTTGTGGCCAGAACCTATGAAAATCTGGCTTCTACTGAAGAGGTTATTCGTGACGCCTTGCGGGAATCGTCTGTTGCCGGAGCCGATGAAACGGGTATGCGGGCCGAGGGCTCTTTGCACTGGCTACACGTTATGCGGGATGAACAATGGACGCTCTACTACTTGTCTGAAAAGCGAGGTCGTGAGGCCATGGACACGATGGGCATACTGCTAACATTTGCAGGCGTTCTGGTTCATGATCATTGGAAATCCTATTTTGCATATGCGGCAACTCACGTACTTTGCAATGCCCATCACCTGAGGGAGCTTTTGGGTGTTGTTGATAGGGACAGCAATCAACTGGCGTTGCGATTGATGAAGCTACTGAGGCTTTCCTGGCATTACTGCAAGGGCTTTAAGACCATAGGTATGCTACAGATGCCAAGTGTTGTCTGTGAACGAATCGAGAAGATTTATGACCGGTTGCTTCAGCGGGCTCTAATGAAAGAAGTCGTCTATATGGAGAAGCAACGAGAGGAGCTTAAGCGCAAGAAAGTCAAGAATACTAAAGCTTACAATCTCTTCAAACGACTCACTGAGTTCAAGGCTGAGACACTGCGCTTCATGTCAGATTTTACCATTCCCTTCGATAACAATGGCAGTGAGCGGGATGTTCGAATGGCCAAGTTAAAGCAGAAAATCTCAGGCTGCTTCAGGAGTGCAGACGGTGGTTCTATGTTTGCACGGATTCGCAGCTATTTGTCGTCTGCCAGAAAACAGGGAATGGACATATATCAATCACTTCATAGAGCTGTTCGGAATTACTGTAATATGCCTTTGCTCAGTGCTGAATAG
- a CDS encoding ISNCY family transposase, which produces MRKKRNPQCSMELHYVPHEICSQLSGISQWLDAHPQFNDWIYEDLSSGDKQNTGRNGLSAESVLRAALLKQYLNCDYDYLSFVLMDSMLFRDFCRLEPNQRPSRSSLHGLISLLTASTWERINNCQLMTAKDQGIEKGRTVAIDSTVTESDIKPPCDSDLLASSVKEICRLLERGQTLTATPLYEYTHHNRAVKDAARKCIYAGKEERHQHYKKLLQLTRKSRKVLIEATVTLANARQQGQCLLADDADKWQADVDHLLPLVDAIVSQTERRVFKGEKVPAQEKVVSLYEPHTDIIVKDRRQVQYGHKLNLVQGKSRLILDLVIEEGNPADSDQFIPMMERQKEIYGRVPRQTSGDGGYACRANLEKAKAMGISDVAFNKKRGLEVEEMTKSQYVYKTLFRFRAGIEAGISWLKRCFGLSRCHCKGSERFDSHCWLSVVCYNLVILARHPAPS; this is translated from the coding sequence ATGCGCAAAAAACGCAACCCGCAGTGTAGTATGGAACTCCATTACGTACCTCATGAAATCTGCTCCCAGCTTTCCGGTATCTCGCAATGGCTTGACGCCCATCCACAGTTCAATGACTGGATTTATGAGGACTTAAGTTCTGGTGATAAACAGAACACTGGGCGGAACGGACTATCAGCAGAATCCGTTCTTCGTGCGGCACTCCTGAAACAGTATTTGAATTGTGATTATGACTACTTGTCGTTTGTTTTGATGGACTCCATGCTCTTTCGAGACTTTTGTCGCCTCGAACCAAACCAGCGCCCCAGTCGCTCCAGTTTGCATGGGCTCATCAGCCTTCTTACTGCATCTACATGGGAACGGATTAATAACTGTCAGCTAATGACCGCTAAAGATCAGGGTATTGAAAAAGGGCGCACTGTGGCTATTGACAGCACAGTCACCGAATCGGATATCAAACCTCCTTGCGACAGTGATCTTTTAGCCAGTTCCGTTAAAGAAATTTGTCGGCTGCTGGAACGGGGACAAACACTGACAGCGACACCGCTTTATGAATATACCCATCACAACCGAGCCGTAAAAGATGCGGCCAGAAAATGCATCTACGCTGGCAAAGAAGAGCGGCATCAGCATTATAAAAAACTGCTGCAGTTGACCCGAAAATCCCGGAAGGTACTTATCGAAGCTACTGTCACGCTAGCAAACGCCCGTCAGCAGGGGCAGTGTCTCCTGGCTGATGATGCCGACAAGTGGCAGGCCGATGTGGATCACCTGTTACCCCTGGTGGATGCAATAGTCTCCCAGACAGAGCGCAGGGTCTTTAAGGGTGAAAAGGTGCCAGCCCAGGAAAAAGTGGTTAGCCTGTATGAACCCCATACGGATATCATCGTAAAAGACAGGCGGCAAGTACAGTATGGCCATAAACTGAACCTGGTTCAGGGAAAAAGTCGATTGATCCTGGACCTGGTTATTGAGGAAGGTAACCCAGCGGATTCGGACCAATTCATTCCGATGATGGAAAGACAAAAAGAAATTTATGGTCGTGTACCTCGCCAGACAAGCGGTGACGGCGGATACGCGTGTCGCGCTAATTTGGAAAAAGCCAAGGCCATGGGAATCAGCGATGTAGCTTTTAATAAGAAGCGCGGACTTGAAGTCGAAGAGATGACTAAAAGTCAGTATGTGTATAAAACGCTCTTTCGCTTCCGGGCAGGTATTGAAGCGGGAATTTCGTGGCTAAAGAGATGTTTTGGGCTATCACGTTGCCACTGCAAGGGTTCTGAGCGTTTTGATTCTCATTGCTGGTTATCGGTGGTCTGTTACAACCTGGTGATTCTGGCCAGACACCCGGCACCATCCTGA
- a CDS encoding RND family transporter, which translates to MGTIYVPLTSKDISYATAEAIRTIADALDSDDRYLITGLPVAEDQFGVEMFIQMGISAPLAGLAIFLLMWWFFRSIPLVIAPMVVAMSTVLIVMGLLIGTGFTVHIMSSMIAIFLMPIAVVDSTHILSEFADRFRPGEKPKAVIKQVVGHLFTPMLYTSITSAAGFLSLMLTPIPPVQIFGAFIGFGIFLAFVLTILFIPAYISRMKPEALASMQAALHRSEDGGRLQHWLPKLGKLAVGRSRWVLMSFLVLFVVSVQGITRIQINDNPVNWFKADHEIRVADRVLNDHFSGTYDAWLVLEPDNEQAPQTQFTASFNRIAQEAKAEGIELPAFTASDHGGFTADLSTLLIDLDDRLFEAGASQAPWLEQQLLLTEQAQSSLKTFQSPAVLDWMAGLQNALVDSGLVGKVNGLSDIVKTVNRELQTGHDKDFVIPETPAGVAQTLLQYQSSHRPQDLWHFVTPDYRRSLMWLQLTSGDNQHMSQVVEFVQQYVAANPLPEGLSYGWAGKAYLNIVWQEAMVNGMLDSLLSSFVVVFVMMVVLFRSVKYGILAMLPLTFTITFIYGLIGWLGKDYDMPIAVLSALTLGLSVDFAIHFLERCREIYKDKGSVTDTLAEMFREPGRAITRNAIVIAAGFTPLLFAPLVPYITVGVFLASIMAASALVTLMLLPALLKTGRSYLFKGAVSSSVKEEVC; encoded by the coding sequence ATGGGAACTATCTATGTTCCGTTGACCTCGAAGGACATCAGTTATGCCACAGCGGAAGCCATTCGCACCATTGCCGACGCACTGGATAGCGATGACCGTTACCTGATTACCGGCCTGCCAGTTGCGGAAGACCAGTTTGGTGTCGAGATGTTTATCCAGATGGGGATCTCTGCACCACTGGCCGGGCTGGCCATATTTCTGCTGATGTGGTGGTTTTTCCGCAGTATTCCGCTGGTGATCGCACCGATGGTGGTGGCCATGTCCACGGTGCTGATTGTTATGGGGCTGCTGATCGGTACGGGTTTTACCGTGCATATCATGTCGTCCATGATTGCTATTTTCCTGATGCCCATTGCGGTCGTGGATTCCACTCATATCCTGTCTGAGTTTGCGGACCGTTTTCGTCCCGGCGAAAAACCAAAAGCCGTCATTAAACAGGTGGTTGGTCATCTGTTTACGCCGATGCTATACACCTCCATCACTTCTGCGGCGGGTTTCCTGTCGTTAATGCTGACACCGATTCCACCGGTACAGATTTTTGGTGCCTTTATCGGCTTTGGTATTTTCCTGGCCTTTGTGCTGACCATTCTGTTTATTCCGGCTTATATTTCCCGTATGAAACCGGAAGCACTGGCTTCCATGCAGGCGGCACTGCATCGTTCTGAAGACGGTGGACGTCTGCAGCACTGGTTGCCAAAGCTGGGTAAACTGGCCGTTGGGCGTTCCCGCTGGGTACTGATGTCGTTCCTGGTTCTGTTCGTGGTCAGCGTACAAGGCATTACCAGAATTCAGATCAATGACAACCCGGTCAACTGGTTCAAGGCCGACCATGAAATTCGAGTCGCTGATCGTGTGCTGAACGATCATTTTTCCGGAACCTACGACGCCTGGCTGGTACTGGAACCCGATAATGAACAGGCGCCTCAGACGCAGTTTACGGCATCCTTTAACCGTATCGCTCAGGAGGCCAAAGCCGAAGGAATTGAGTTGCCCGCCTTCACTGCATCGGATCACGGTGGCTTTACCGCAGATCTCTCCACCCTTCTGATTGATCTTGATGACCGTCTTTTTGAAGCCGGAGCATCACAGGCCCCCTGGCTTGAGCAACAACTCCTTTTGACAGAGCAGGCTCAGTCATCACTAAAAACCTTCCAGTCCCCGGCTGTACTGGATTGGATGGCTGGCCTCCAGAACGCACTGGTGGATAGCGGTCTGGTCGGTAAGGTGAATGGCCTGTCCGATATCGTTAAAACGGTCAACCGGGAGCTGCAAACTGGCCATGACAAGGATTTTGTGATTCCTGAAACTCCGGCCGGTGTTGCACAGACCCTGTTACAGTACCAGTCATCACACCGCCCTCAGGATCTCTGGCACTTTGTCACCCCGGATTATCGCCGCAGCCTGATGTGGTTGCAGCTGACCAGTGGTGATAATCAGCATATGTCGCAGGTTGTGGAGTTTGTTCAGCAGTATGTTGCAGCCAATCCGCTGCCAGAAGGGCTGTCCTACGGCTGGGCGGGCAAGGCGTATCTGAACATTGTCTGGCAGGAGGCCATGGTCAACGGCATGCTGGACAGCCTGTTGTCATCCTTTGTGGTGGTCTTTGTCATGATGGTGGTGCTGTTCCGCTCGGTGAAATACGGCATTCTGGCCATGCTGCCGCTGACGTTTACCATCACCTTTATTTACGGACTGATTGGCTGGCTTGGCAAAGATTACGATATGCCCATTGCGGTGCTGTCGGCGTTAACACTGGGTCTGTCGGTGGATTTTGCCATTCACTTCCTGGAGCGTTGCCGGGAGATTTATAAAGATAAAGGCTCCGTTACCGACACGCTGGCTGAAATGTTCAGGGAGCCTGGCCGGGCCATTACCCGTAACGCCATTGTGATTGCTGCCGGATTCACGCCTCTGCTGTTTGCGCCACTGGTTCCATACATCACCGTCGGCGTATTCCTGGCCAGTATCATGGCGGCATCGGCACTGGTAACACTGATGCTGTTACCTGCCTTACTTAAAACTGGTCGTTCGTATCTCTTCAAGGGAGCCGTGAGCAGTTCTGTTAAAGAGGAGGTCTGCTGA
- a CDS encoding IS66 family transposase, whose product MIPELPATMSAEILLKENAELRMRVACLEERCRELEEKVGKNSQNSSKPPSSDGYQKPCKNSNSPDHSDDLSADKGTDPSDEKPNPKSLRQSSGNKAGGKKGHQGTCLKQVDIPDYIEYLPVKECNKCQASLLDSEPVKYIERQVFEPGRPGEFEVTAHRAEVKICTCGCRNQAEFPEGVTAAAQYGSATQAMAVYLNQYHFLPFKRVSEYFNTLYKMSVSAGTVANFVARTYENLASTEEVIRDALRESSVAGADETGMRAEGSLHWLHVMRDEQWTLYYLSKKRGREAMDTMGILLTFAGVLVHDHWKSYFAYAATHVLCNAHHLRELLGVVDRDSNQLALRLMKLLRLSWHYCKGFKTIGMLQMPSVVCERIEKIYDRLLQRALMKEVVYMEKQREELKRKKVKNTKAYNLFKRLTEFKAETLRFMSDFTIPFDNNGSERDVRMAKLKQKISGCFRSADGGSMFARIRSYLSSARKQGMDIYQSLHRAVRNYCNMPLLSAE is encoded by the coding sequence ATGATTCCAGAACTACCCGCAACTATGTCGGCTGAGATTCTCTTGAAAGAGAATGCAGAGCTGCGGATGAGAGTTGCCTGTCTGGAAGAGCGATGTCGAGAATTGGAAGAAAAGGTTGGCAAGAACAGTCAAAACAGCAGCAAGCCGCCATCGTCTGATGGTTATCAAAAACCTTGTAAAAACAGTAATTCTCCAGATCATTCTGACGACCTTTCCGCAGATAAAGGTACCGATCCATCGGATGAAAAACCCAATCCTAAAAGTCTGAGACAGTCTTCTGGTAATAAAGCCGGTGGAAAGAAAGGGCATCAGGGCACTTGTCTTAAACAGGTCGATATCCCTGACTATATTGAGTACCTTCCGGTTAAAGAATGCAATAAATGTCAGGCGTCTCTTCTTGATAGTGAGCCGGTCAAATATATTGAACGACAGGTGTTTGAACCAGGGAGACCGGGTGAATTTGAAGTAACGGCCCATAGAGCTGAAGTAAAAATCTGCACTTGTGGTTGTCGGAATCAGGCTGAATTCCCGGAAGGTGTTACCGCTGCCGCACAATATGGCTCAGCCACACAGGCTATGGCCGTCTATCTTAACCAATACCATTTCCTGCCTTTTAAGCGCGTGTCAGAGTATTTTAATACTCTCTATAAAATGAGTGTAAGTGCAGGCACTGTCGCCAATTTTGTGGCCAGAACCTATGAAAATCTGGCTTCTACTGAAGAGGTTATTCGTGACGCCTTGCGGGAATCGTCTGTTGCCGGAGCCGATGAAACGGGTATGCGGGCCGAGGGCTCTTTGCACTGGCTACACGTTATGCGGGATGAACAATGGACGCTCTACTACTTGTCTAAAAAGCGAGGTCGTGAGGCCATGGACACGATGGGCATACTGCTAACATTTGCAGGCGTTCTGGTTCATGATCATTGGAAATCCTATTTTGCATATGCGGCAACTCACGTACTTTGCAATGCCCATCACCTGAGGGAGCTTTTGGGTGTTGTTGATAGGGACAGCAATCAACTGGCGTTGCGATTGATGAAGCTACTGAGGCTTTCCTGGCATTACTGCAAGGGCTTTAAGACCATAGGTATGCTACAGATGCCAAGTGTTGTCTGTGAACGAATCGAGAAGATTTATGACCGGTTGCTTCAGCGGGCTCTAATGAAAGAAGTCGTCTATATGGAGAAGCAACGAGAGGAGCTTAAGCGCAAGAAAGTCAAGAATACTAAAGCTTACAATCTCTTCAAACGACTCACTGAGTTCAAGGCTGAGACACTGCGCTTCATGTCAGATTTTACCATTCCCTTCGATAACAATGGCAGTGAGCGGGATGTTCGAATGGCCAAGTTAAAGCAGAAAATCTCAGGCTGCTTCAGGAGTGCAGACGGTGGTTCTATGTTTGCACGGATTCGCAGCTATTTGTCGTCTGCCAGAAAACAGGGAATGGACATATATCAATCACTTCATAGAGCTGTTCGGAATTACTGTAATATGCCTTTGCTCAGTGCTGAATAG